The stretch of DNA TCAAAAAGCAATCCGTGAAGTCATACGTGCGACACATGCGGCCGAGGAGCAAGAAGAGTACACACCAGCCGCATCCTTCAGCAAGATGAACAAGAAGGAAAGAGAAAAGCTGATTGCTACGATGGAACAAGAGATGAAGGTAGAAGCAAAGGCATTAAACTTCGAACGTGCTGCCGAGCTTCGTGACCTATTATTGGAACTTAAAGCGGAAGGATGACGTACACATGGCGATGGAGAAACTGGTTGTTAAAGGCGCCAGAGCCCACAATTTAAAAAATATTGATGTCACCATTCCGAGAGATAAGCTTGTAGTGTTGACGGGGCTTTCCGGTTCAGGGAAGTCCTCGCTCGCATTTGATACGATTTATGCAGAAGGGCAGCGCCGGTATGTAGAATCCCTGTCTGCCTATGCCCGGCAATTTTTAGGTCAGATGGATAAGCCTGATGTTGATGCAATTGAAGGTTTATCCCCTGCCATTTCTATCGATCAAAAAACAACAAGCCGGAACCCGCGCTCAACAGTCGGGACCGTGACAGAGATCTATGATTATTTACGATTATTATTTGCAAGGGTCGGACACCCAACCTGTCCGATTCATCATATCGAAATTTCCTCTCAAACGATTGAACAAATGGTCGATCGGATTCTCGAATATCCGGAACGAACAAAGATGCAAATCCTTGCACCCGTTGTTTCCGGAAGAAAAGGAACGCATGTAAAGGTCCTCGAGGATATTAAAAAGCAAGGCTTTGTTCGGGTTCGCGTGGACGGAGAAATGCTCGATCTCGGAGATGAAATCGAATTAGAAAAGAACAAAAAGCACTCGATTGAAGTGGTTGTCGATCGAATCGTGGTCAAGGAGGGCATTTCTGCTCGAATTGCTGATTCACTTGAAACGGCGTTAAAGCTCGGTGAAGGAAAAGTCATTGTCGATGTGATTGGCGAGGAAGAACTGTTATTTAGTGAAAATCATGCCTGTCCGCTTTGTGGTTTTTCCATCGGGGAGCTGGAGCCAAGGATGTTCTCCTTTAACAGCCCATTCGGTGCTTGCCCAGAATGTGATGGACTTGGTTCTAAGCTCGAAGTAGATGTGGACTTAGTCATCCCTAACAAAGATTTGACGTTAAAGCAGCATGCAATTGCTCCATGGGAGCCAACAAGCTCCCAGTATTACCCACAACTGCTTGAGGCAGTCTGTGATCACTTCGGGGTGGATATGAACATCCCCGTAAAGGATATCCCTGAGCATTTGTTAGAAAAAGTCCTATACGGTTCCGGCCGTGATAAAATCTATTTCCGCTATGAAAATGATTTTGGCCAAATCCGTGAAGGAAATATTGAATTTGAAGGGGTCATCCGGAACGTTGAACGTCGTTTCAAGGAGACAAGCTCTGATTATATCCGTGAACAAATGGAAAAATATATGGCTCAGCAGCCATGTCCAACCTGTAAAGGCTACCGGTTGAAAAAGGAAACTCTTGCTGTCCTAATTAATGGTCATCATATTGCTCAAGTAACCGACCTTTCGATTGAAGAAGCGCATCAATTTTTTTCTGAATTGAAGCTGACGGAAAAAGAGATGCAAATTGCGAAACTCATTTTCCGTGAAATCAGTGAACGCCTCGGCTTCCTAATCAACGTCGGTCTCGATTATTTAACGCTCAGCCGAACGGCTGGTACGCTTTCCGGTGGGGAGGCGCAGCGAATTCGCTTAGCGACGCAAATTGGTTCACGTTTAACGGGTGTATTATACATTCTAGATGAACCTTCGATTGGACTTCATCAACGTGATAATGACCGTTTAATTGGCACACTACAGCAGATGCGGGACATAGGTAATACCCTCATTGTTGTTGAGCATGATGAGGATACGATGATAGCCGCCGATTATCTAATTGATATCGGCCCAGGTGCTGGTGTGCATGGCGGTCAGGTGGTTTCGGCCGGTACACCGGAAGAAGTCATGGCGGACACGAATTCGTTAACAGGTCAGTATTTGTCGGGTAAGAAATTTATTCCTTTGCCATTAGAACGCCGGAAGCCAGATGGGCGTTATATCGAAATAAAAGGCGCATCTGAAAATAACTTGAAAAATGTCAATGTGAAAATTCCACTTGGCATGTTTATCGCTATTACTGGTGTATCAGGTTCCGGAAAAAGTACGCTAATTAATGAAATTCTCCATAAGTCACTGGCACAAAAGCTTCATCGTGCAAAAACAAAGCCTGGCGAGCACAAGAGCATCAAAGGAATAGATTATTTAGAAAAAGTAATTGATATTGACCAGTCGCCAATTGGTAGAACACCGCGCTCCAACCCGGCTACCTACACAGGTGTCTTCGACGACGTTCGTGATGTATTTGCCGCTACGAACGAAGCAAAGGTCCGTGGATATAAAAAAGGTCGCTTCAGCTTTAACGTGAAGGGCGGTCGCTGTGAGGCATGCCGCGGGGATGGGATTATTAAAATTGAGATGCACTTCTTACCTGATGTGTATGTTCCTTGCGAAGTGTGCCATGGCAAGCGTTATAACCGTGAGACGCTGGAAGTGAAGTATAAAGGGAAAAATATTTCCGATATTCTTGATATGACGGTCGAAGCAGCAGTTGAATTTTTCGAAAATATTCCAAAAATCAGTCGCAAGCTACAGACGATATTGGATGTCGGACTTGGATATATTACGCTTGGTCAGCCGGCAACCACGCTTTCCGGTGGGGAAGCCCAGCGAGTGAAGCTTGCTTCGGAGCTACACCGTCGCTCAACCGGTAAGTCGTTTTACATCCTAGATGAGCCGACAACGGGACTTCATGTGGATGACATTTCGCGTTTACTTGTTGTACTTCAGCGATTGGTTGAAAATGGTGATACCGTCCTTGTGATTGAGCACAATCTGGATGTCATTAAGGCTGCCGATTATCTGATTGATTTAGGACCTGAAGGCGGTGACAAGGGTGGAACCATTATTGCGTCAGGTACACCGGAAAAGGTAGCAGAAGTGCCGGAATCGTATACGGGCAAATACTTGAAACCAATCCTTGAGCGAGATCGTTTAAGAATGAAAAAACAAATAGAAGAAAAAAGTGCAGTAGAAGCTTGAAACTTGAAAAAGAGCTGAAACCAGTTGCTGGTTTCGGCTCTTTTTTTGGGGCTTAAACTGTGTTTGGCGGGATAACTGGGAAAGTTGGCGGAAATGTGCCCAAAGTTTGCGGAATAACTCCATTAATTGGCGGAATCCCAGCCGAAACCAGCGGAATCAATCCAAAAACCAGCGGAATCTCCCCTGCATCTCCTACTGAGGTTTTTTGAAAAAAATATCGAACGTTTCGATCAGATTTATAGAAACTTTTTTCCTTTCAATTCGTACATAGAGGGTGAGGTGATGTACGAAATGGAAACAAGAAAGGTTCTATCAAGCTTGTGTTATTTTAGTATCTTTTTTGCAGGATTTATTTTTCCGCTTGTGGTGTATTTTGCTAGCGGTGATCAAGGCACAAAAGCGCATGCTAAAAAATCGTTATTCTCCCACTTAATCCCGCTCATTCTTATGCCGTTTGTTGTGATTGCAGTCCTGAATGATTCCGTAAACATCCAGAATGAGATTCCTACTTTTACAATCATTAGCATAGTCGCTTTTGCCCTTACCGGAATCGCTGTCACGATTTGGAACATTGTAAAAGGCGTAAAGGTATTACTTGCTGAATAAGCTTTAAGAGGGAAAAATTATGAGGCTGAGGTGGAAACCATGAAAGAGGAAAGAATCCGAATTTTAAAAATGGTGGAAGAAGGCAAGCTTAAGGTGGAGGAAGCTTTAACGTTGCTTGAGGAACTAGAAAAAGCGCAGCAGTCGATGGAGCAGAAGCAGGAGCAAATGGTGAATGAACTGTCGAATGCTGTTCAATTTGAGGAGGCCCAAAAGGAAGAAGCGTTTCAGGCGAAGTATCAATCCACAAAGGATAAAATTTTTGACTTTGTTGATTCCGCTTTGAAAAAACTCAAGGACTTTGATTTTGATTTGAACTTTGGCCAATCTGTCGATATTTCTCATATTTTTCAGCATGGGGATGCCACCATGAAGGATGTAGATATTGATGTGGCTAATGGCACCGTCAAAATCGCTGCTTGGGATCAACCTGATGTACGAATTGAGTGTCAGGCTAAAGTGTATCGTGTGGAAAACCAAGACCAGGCACGTCAAAACTTCCTTCGTGATGTACACTTTTCAATCGAGAATGAGAAATTACGTTTCACGACCCAGCAAAAATGGATGAAGGTCGATGCACTCATTTTTGTACCAAAGGCTCAATATGATCGAATCCGGATTAGGATGTTTAATGGTACGGTAGTAGGAGAAGAGTTGAATGTGGGTGACCTTCGCGTAAAGACCGCCAATGGAAAAATAACGCTGAATCAGTTGAACGGAAAGAAAGCGGAATTGGAGACAGCCCATGGGAAAATTAAGGTTAACCGCAGTGTGTTCGATGAAATTGAAGCAGAAACCATACATGGAGCAATCATGGTAGAGGGCGATTTTAAGAAGGTCGAAACGCAATCCTTTAACGGTAATATAAGCTATAACGTACGAGGAAATCGTTCCGAATGGATTCAAGCAAAAGCGATCACGGGTGGCATAGAGGTCTTTATTCCAGAGGGAAGCCCTGTTAATGGTGAGTTAAAAACAAACTTAGGTGGGTTTCATGTGAACCTCGTTGGCGTTCAGGTGCTCGAAGAAAAAACGGAAATGATTCAAAAATCACTTCGCTTTCAATCGGTCAATCATCCTGATAAAATGATGAGAATCTATGCAGATACAAAAACAGGTTCCATTACGATTCACAAATCACTTGAAGAATAAGTAGGAGATTTTACATTATGAGATGGCTGATAGGATGTTTAATTAATGCAGTTTTGTTCATGGCACTTGCTGGCTATTTTCATGAAAGCTTTCAATTGACAGGATTTTGGGCCGCCATTCAAGCGAGCATTTTATTATCCATCTTAAATGTTCTGGTGCGACCGCTTTTAATTTTATTTACATTACCTGTAACCATCTTATCGATGGGGCTTTTCTTGTTTGTGATCAATGCCATCACACTTGAATTAACAGATTATCTAATGGGTGAAGCATTTGAGATTCAAGGCTTCGGTATGGCACTATTCTTTGCCGTTATGATGTCTCTAGTAAATATTATCATTCATAAAACCATCTTAGATCCATCTAGGAAATCGAAGGATAAATGAGGGTGCAACTTTGCACCCTTTTTTTATTTGGTTCTTTTTCAAAAAATGCTAAAATAGGAGGTAATGAAATTTTTTGTATTATTTGTGAACTGTCGTTCATGAATAATACCATTCAATGAAGGAGGAAGCTACTTGCCAAAAGTACGCACGATAGACATAGTAAAGAAATTTCAGCTTGAATTGGTCAGTGGTGAAGAGGGCATTAACCGTCCCATTACTACGAGTGATATATCGCGTCCAGGTATTGAAATTGCTGGATATTTTGAATTTTATCCAGCGGAACGCATACAACTTTTAGGAAAAACGGAGCTATCCTTTTTCGAAGAGCTTTCCGAGAGTGAACGAGTGTCAAGAATGGAGCGGTTATGTACGGATATCACTCCAGCTATTATCGTCACTAGAGATATTGAAGTTCCTGTGGAATTAATTGAAGCCTCTGAACGGGAATCGGTGCCTGTCTTACGGACAAGCATGAAAACGACCCGCTTCTCCAGCCGCTTAACGAACTTTTTAGAAAGTAAGCTGGCTCCAACAACAGCCGTCCACGGTGTGTTAGTGGATGTGTATGGAATTGGAGTATTAATTACCGGTAAAAGTGGCGTGGGTAAAAGTGAAACTGCGCTAGAGCTAGTCAAGCGCGGCCATCGCCTTGTTGCCGATGATTGCGTGGAAATTCGCCAAGAGGACCAGGATACATTAGTAGGTACATCGCCAGAGTTAATTGAACACTTATTAGAAATCCGCGGCTTAGGGATTATTAATGTTATGACTCTATTCGGTGCCGGTGCCGTTCGAAGTAACAAGCGAATTACACTCATCATGAATTTAGAGATTTGGGATGCGAAAAAACAGTATGACCGCCTTGGATTAGATGAAGAGAAAATGAAGATTATTGATACTGAAGTGACAAAGATGACCGTCCCTGTCCGCCCAGGAAGAAACTTAGCTGTTATCATCGAAGTAGCAGCGATGAACTTCCGACTAAAAAGAATGGGTGTGAACGCAGCGCAGCAATTTACAGATCGCTTATCAGATGTGATTGAAGACGGAGAACACGAAGATATTTAAAGGGTAAAGGAGAGAGAGAGATGAACGAAACGATTCAACCGCTAAATCCGATTGCCTTTTCACTAGGACCAATCGATGTGCATTGGTATGGAATTATTATCGGATCCGGTCTGGCACTGGCGTTATTCCTTGCAATTAGAGAAGGGGATCGCCGAGGATTGCCGAAGGATACATTTGCAGATTTGATGCTTTGGGCGATTCCGATTGCGATTATATCAGCCCGCATTTATTATGTTATTTTTGAATGGAAGTATTATATTAAACATCCGATTGAAGCACCGCAGATTTGGAATGGTGGAATTGCTATTCACGGTGCATTGATAGGAGCGGTTATCACTACGTATGTGTTTTCAAAAAAGCGTGGAATCTCCTTCTGGAAGATTGCAGATATCGCCGCACCAAGTATAATTCTTGGACAGGCAATTGGCCGTTGGGGTAACTTTATGAATCAGGAAGCACATGGCCGTGAAGTAACAAGGACCTTCCTTGAAAATCTGCATTTACCGGACTTTATTATTAATCAGATGTATATCGACGGAACGTACTATCACCCAACCTTCTTATACGAATCCATTTGGGATTTTGTCGGCTTTATCTTATTAATTTTACTTCGTCGCGTGAATTTCCGCCGTGGAGAGCTCTTCCTTTCCTATGTCATTTGGTATTCCATTGGGCGCTTTTTCGTGGAGGGAATGCGAACAGACAGCTTGATGCTTGGAAGTCTCCGAATGGCGCAAACGATTTCGATTGCTCTTGTGGTTGGAGCATTGGCTATTTTAATTTATCGCCGAACGAAGAAACTTTCAGAGGCGCATTATTTAGATCAAGCTAATTAGAATATAGAGACTTGATCGAAAAAGGAGTATAGGGGAAATGCTATTAAGCTCATTAAAAAAGGGGCTGCTGGTTGGCTTAAAGACAACATGGACCTTAGGGAAAATTATTTTCCCCGTTACCTTGATTGTGGCAGTGCTGCAGTATACACCTGTACTGCCATGGATCATAAAATTGATTTCCCCAATCATGAAGCTCATCGGTTTGTCTGGGGATGCAGCCATTCCGCTTGTTCTAGGGAACTTTCTCAACCTATATGCGGCAATTGGCGCCATACTCACGCTAGATTTTTCAGTGAAAGAAGTGTTTATTTTAGCCGTGATGCTATCTTTTTCACATAATTTATTCATCGAATCTGGTGTGGCCATGAAAGCAGGGGTAAAGCTGTGGGTGGTTCTTGTAACGAGACCAGGACTCGCTCTTCTTTCTGCAGCGGTCATTAATCTTGTCTGGCATGGGGGCAAAGAAAAGGCTCAGTATGGTTTAATTGAGTCGAGTACCGTACCCGCGGATGGAGTAACAGGGATCATATTGGAGGCCGTTCAAAAAGCAGGACTAGGTATTTTACAATTAGCGATGATTGTCATTCCGCTTATGGTAGTCATTCAGATTTTAAAAGATTTACAGTGGCTAAATCGCTTTTCGAAAACAATGGCTCCAGTCACGAGAACGCTGGGTATGAAGGAAAATACGTCGACCACGATGGCGGCCGGTCTATTATTCGGTTTAGCCTATGGGGCAGGCGTGATGATCCAGGCGGTAAAAGAGGATGGAGTCAGCAAGAAGGATATTACACTGGCCTTTATTTTTCTCATGGCCTGCCATGCCGTTGTGGAGGATACATTAATCTTTGTTCCGCTCGGCATTCCAGTATGGCCATTATTCTTAATAAGGCTGGGTGTGGCCATTGTGTTAACATTAATTGTTGGAACTATATGGACACGCTCGGGATTAGTGAAAAGAAAGGAAGCTACCTATGACTAACAAAATTACAACCGTTCTTTTTGATTTAGATGGGACACTAATTGATACGAATGAATTAATTATCACCACTTATTTGCATACCCTTGAAAAATATTATCCAAGCAAGTACCAGAGAGAAGATGTTCTGCCGTTCCTCGGACCTACACTGCATGAGGTGTTTGGCAATATGGACCCTGACCGGGTGGAAGAAATGGTCTCAGAATACCGTGCCTTTAATATTGCCAATCATGATGAACTTGTAAAGGAATTCGTTGGTGTAAAGGAAACGGTTCAAACGTTGAAGGATCGTGGGTATAAGATGGGGATTGTTACTACTAAACGTCATGATGTGACACTAAAAGGGCTGCGGTTGATGGAGCTAGAAGACTACTTTGAAGTGATTGTGGCCTATGATCATGTAGAAAAAGTGAAGCCTGACCCAGAACCAATTTTCAAGGCTCTTGAACAGTTGGGCTCGACGCCTGAAGAATCAATCATGGTAGGGGATAATTTCCACGATATTTTGGCTGGGAAAAATGCGGGAACGGCAACTGCAGGTGTGTCATGGTCCATTAAAGGTAGAGAATACGTGGAGAAGTATGAACCAGATTATATGCTAGAGAACATGAAGGATTTATTAACGATTCTCGGAGAGTGAGAAACATGAGGAATACGACCCGCTACCCTGTTGAAGGTGCGAACTCCTTATGGCATGTCTACAAGACCGTGCCATTTTGGAAGGTTGTCAGAAATTTTATTGTCATTCAGTTGGCGCGTTATACACCATTACTGGGAATGAAAAATTGGCTGTATCGTACCTTCCTAGGGGTTAAGGTGGGTGAGCAAACCAGTTTTGCACTCATGGTGATGCTCGATGTCATGTTTCCGGAAAAAATCAGCGTCGGGCGCAATACTGTGATTGGTTATAATACGACTATCCTGGCCCATGAGTATTTAATTAAGGAATACCGTCTGGGCCCCGTAACGATTGGTAGTGAGGTCATGATTGGAGCGAACTCTACGATTATGCCCGGGATTACGATTGGTGATGGAGCCATCGTATCAGCGGCAACGCTAGTGCATAAAGATGTTCCAGCTGGTGCGTTCGTTGGTGGTAACCCAATGCGGGTCATTTATACAAAGGAAGAATTGGCCGAGCGCTGGGCAGACGATCCGATTTATGGTGGTCAAAAATAAACATGGAAGGAAGCCTAGTTTAACGACTGGGCTTTTTTTTATGGGGTAAAATAATCACAAACTGAGCTGATTTCAGAAAAGAAGATCACTTTTTCATTGACGAACAGTATCACTAGAGGTAAACTACTAATAACTTTAATTCATTATCACATTAGCAGACTAAAGCAATTGCAATTTTACAATAAAGGGTGAACCGGATGAGTCGCTTGTTTATGTTTGAAAAGCCATTGGGGATGCGGGATACACTTCCAGAGCTATATGAAAAAAAAGATAGTGTCCGTACATACATGTCCGATACGATGAAACTTTGGGGCTATCAATTTATTGAAACGCCTACGCTTGAATACTATGAAACCGTTGGAGCAGCATCAGCAATCGCTGACCAGCAGTTGTTCAAATTACTGGATAAAGAGGGACATACCTTGGTCCTTCGCCCAGATATGACCGCACCAATCGCACGGGTCGCGGCATCCAAGCTGTTAGAAGAAGACCTACCAGTTAGGCTTGCCTATTCAGCTAATGTATTTCGCGCCCAGCAGCGAGAGGGTGGCCGACCAGCGGAATTTGAACAAATAGGGGTGGAATGTCTAAACGAGGACACCGTCTCATGTGACGGTGAAGTCATTGCTTTACTGATCTCTTCCTTGAAAAAAGCAGGACTGCCACAATTTCAAGTGTCAGTTGGGCATGTTGGGTTTGCACAAGAACTGTTTGTTCAAATTCTTGGAACCAATGGCCGGGCGAATGCTTTACGTAAATTCTTATTTGAAAAAAATTATGTAGGTTACCGTGAGCATGTAAACTCTTTACAGCTTTCGTCGATTGATAAGAAGCGTCTCTTAAAGCTTTTACAATTACGAGGCGGTGAAGAGGTCATCGGCCAAGCGCTCGATATTATTGAAAATGACAAAGGCAAAGAAGCAATTGTAGAGTTGAAAGAGCTTTGGGATGTCATTAAAGATTATGGCGTCGAAGATAATGTGAAGTTTGATTTTACCATTGTCAGCCATATGAGCTATTATTCGGGTATTTTATTCGAGGCGTATGCCGGGAATGTCGGTTTTCCGATTGGCAATGGTGGACGCTATAGTTTAATAGAGAAGTTTGGGAAAAAGGCAAGTGCAACTGGATTTGCTGTTCGTGTAGATATGCTTCTAGAAGCACTCGGAGGGGGTCCGTTGGAAAATACCACTCACTGTATATTTTTCAGCCAGGAACGGCGAAAGGAAGCCTTTCAACTAGCCCGTGAGATGCACGAGCAGGGGAAAAAAGCAGTCCTGCAGGATATTTCCGGTGTGAATAATCTGGATGCTTTTACAAAAAGGTTTGCCGAGACAACCTATTTAATCGGAGGGCGCGGCGATGAGTAACATACTAACAATTGCGATGCCAAAGGGACGGATATTTGAGGAGGCAGTGGAACTGCTTCGCAAAGCAAATTACCAGCTGCCGCCCGAGTTTGATGATTCGCGAAAACTGATTATTGATGTGGAAGAGGAAGGCTTACGCTTCATTTTAGCAAAGCCAATGGATGTGGCTACTTATGTGGAGCACGGTGTGGCCGATGTGGGAATTGCCGGAAAGGATGTTTTATTGGAGGAGGAGCGCGATGTGTATGAACTCCTTGACCTTAAAATCAGCTACTGCTACTTGGCAGTGGCCGGCCTGCCAAACACTAAAATGAATGATGTTGCACCGAGAGTGGCGACCAAATATCCGAATGTTGCGGAAGCCTATTTCCGCGAGCAGGGGGAACAGGTCGAAATTATTAAGTTAAACGGATCCATTGAACTAGCACCTATTATAGGATTATCCGACCGGATTGTAGATATTGTATCTACGGGAAGGACCTTAAAGGAAAACGGGCTGGTTGAATATGAACGAATTGGTGACGTGACTTCCAGGCTAGTCGTGAACCCTGTCAGCTACCGCATCTACGACAAGCGGATTGATGAGTTGGTGAGCAGGCTAGCAGAAGTGGTGCCACAGGGGGTTTTGTAATATGAAAATATTAAAAGTGTCGGAACAGATTTCGATTAAGCGTTCGATTGAATCAGGGACCACTGAGCAGGTGGCTATCGTTAAGGGGATTATTCAAGAGATACGGACCCGAGGTGATGAGGCGCTAAGAGAATATACGGAGAAATTCGATCGAGTGAACCTTTCTTCTTTTTCCGTGACCGAGGGGGAAATCGAGACTGCGTATCAGAAGGTTGATGAAGGTTTTGTTTCCATTGTTCGGGAGGCAGCGGAAAACATTCGTTCCTTCCATGAGAAACAGCTTCGGCCATCATGGATGACGACAGAGGAGAATGGGACGATTCTTGGTCAAAAAATAACCGCCCTTGATTCGGTGGGGGTATATGTTCCAGGCGGAACTGCCGCCTATCCATCTTCGGTGCTGATGAACGTGATTCCAGCGAAGGTAGCAGGGGTCAAGCGGATTGTGATGGTTTCACCGCCAGATTCAGAGGGGAATTTGCCACCAGCTGTACTGGTTGCTGCGAAGGAAGCCGGCGTTGAAGAAATCTATAAAGTAGGCGGAGCTCAGGCGATTGCTGCTCTTGCCTATGGAACAGAGTCGATTACTTCTGTTGATAAAATCACGGGCCCTGGAAATATTTTTGTGGCATTGGCTAAACGCGAGGTTTTTGGCGATGTCGATATTGATATGATTGCCGGCCCAAGTGAAATTGCTATTTTAGCAGATGAAACGGCACGAGCAGATGAGATTGCGGCGGATCTTTTGTCTCAGGCAGAACACGATCCACGTGCCTGCAGTGTATTGGTTACACCATCTATGAGTTTAGCGGAAGAAGTAGCGGAGGAAGTGGAGAAACAGCTTGGAGTGCTGCCGCGAAAAGAAATTGCTGCCCATTCAATTGCGGATTATGGTGCGATTTATGTGACTACTGATTTGGATGAAGCTGTTGAGACGGTTAATCAGTTAGCGCCTGAGCATCTTGAGGTTATGACCGAGAACGCGATGGAGCTTCTTGGTAAAATTCGTCACGCAGGGGCGATTTTTATCGGTCGTTATAGCTCAGAGCCGGTCGGTGATTATTTCGCCGGACCCAACCATGTGCTGCCAACCAACGGTACTGCTCGTTTCTCAAGCCCACTGAATGTGGATGATTTTCAAAAGAAATCAAGTGTGATTGTCTATAGCAAAAAAGCGCTAACCGATAACGCGGCTAAGATTGCCGAGTTTGCCCGGATGGAAGGGCTTGAAGCGCACGCCCGGGCCGTGGAAATTAGATTGATAAATGATAAATAGGATGAAGGACAAAACGGCCTGATAGACCGGTGAAAATGTCTTTCATCGAGAGTATGAAGGACAAAACGGGCTGATAGACCGGTGAAAATGTCTTTCATCGAGAGTATGAAGGACAAAACGGGCTGATAGACCGGTGAAAATGTCCTTCATCGAGAGTATGAAGGACAAAACGGCCTGATAGACCGGTGAAAATGTCTTTCATCAAGTGTATGAAGGACAAAACGGGCTGATAGACCGGTGAAAATGTCCTTCATCAGGTATATGAAGGACAAAATCAATCGCTTAATAGGCTAAACTGTCCTTCATAACAGTGTAACCCTAAAAAAGTACATACAAATCTTAAAATATGAAGCAAACATTACAGGAGGTTATCTTCATGGAAAGAGCGGCAAGTATTGAACGGAACACGAACGAGACAAAAATCCAACTATCCTTAGCTGTAGATGGGGAAGGACAGTCTAATCTAGAGACAGGTGTACCATTCCTTAGTCATATGCTTGATTTGTTCACGAAACACGGACAATTTAACTTAACCGTAAATGCGAACGGCGATACAGAGGTGGATGATCACCACACAACAGAAGATATCGGCATTTGTTTAGGGCAAGCGTTACGAGAAGCCCTTGGAGACAAGCGCGGTATCAAACGTTACGGAAATGCTTTCGTTCCAATGGACGAAGCATTGGCTCAAGTAGTAGTCGACCTCAGCAATCGCCCGCACCTCGAAATGCAGGCGGAGTTCCCAGGACAAAAGGTTGGAACCTTTGATACAGAACTTGTCCATGAATTTCTCTGGAAACTAGCCCTAGAGGCGAGAATGAACCTCCACGTCATTGTTCATTATGGAAAAAACACGCACCACATGATTGAAGCCGTATTTAAAGCATTGGGCAGGGCACTCGACGAAGCAACCACCATCGACCCGCGCATCAAAGGCATCCCCTCCACAAAAGGGATGCTATAAAAAAAGTTATCCACAAGGGTGTCAGGCACCACTCGTGGACACTGTCCACCGCAGGAGGACGGTGTGAAAAATGCACCTAGAAAGGAGGGGCACGATGATTGGGATTGTTGATTATGGAATGGGGAATTTGTTTAGTGTGAGTAAGGCGTTGGA from Bacillus sp. SLBN-46 encodes:
- a CDS encoding phage holin family protein, whose amino-acid sequence is MRWLIGCLINAVLFMALAGYFHESFQLTGFWAAIQASILLSILNVLVRPLLILFTLPVTILSMGLFLFVINAITLELTDYLMGEAFEIQGFGMALFFAVMMSLVNIIIHKTILDPSRKSKDK
- the uvrA gene encoding excinuclease ABC subunit UvrA, with amino-acid sequence MAMEKLVVKGARAHNLKNIDVTIPRDKLVVLTGLSGSGKSSLAFDTIYAEGQRRYVESLSAYARQFLGQMDKPDVDAIEGLSPAISIDQKTTSRNPRSTVGTVTEIYDYLRLLFARVGHPTCPIHHIEISSQTIEQMVDRILEYPERTKMQILAPVVSGRKGTHVKVLEDIKKQGFVRVRVDGEMLDLGDEIELEKNKKHSIEVVVDRIVVKEGISARIADSLETALKLGEGKVIVDVIGEEELLFSENHACPLCGFSIGELEPRMFSFNSPFGACPECDGLGSKLEVDVDLVIPNKDLTLKQHAIAPWEPTSSQYYPQLLEAVCDHFGVDMNIPVKDIPEHLLEKVLYGSGRDKIYFRYENDFGQIREGNIEFEGVIRNVERRFKETSSDYIREQMEKYMAQQPCPTCKGYRLKKETLAVLINGHHIAQVTDLSIEEAHQFFSELKLTEKEMQIAKLIFREISERLGFLINVGLDYLTLSRTAGTLSGGEAQRIRLATQIGSRLTGVLYILDEPSIGLHQRDNDRLIGTLQQMRDIGNTLIVVEHDEDTMIAADYLIDIGPGAGVHGGQVVSAGTPEEVMADTNSLTGQYLSGKKFIPLPLERRKPDGRYIEIKGASENNLKNVNVKIPLGMFIAITGVSGSGKSTLINEILHKSLAQKLHRAKTKPGEHKSIKGIDYLEKVIDIDQSPIGRTPRSNPATYTGVFDDVRDVFAATNEAKVRGYKKGRFSFNVKGGRCEACRGDGIIKIEMHFLPDVYVPCEVCHGKRYNRETLEVKYKGKNISDILDMTVEAAVEFFENIPKISRKLQTILDVGLGYITLGQPATTLSGGEAQRVKLASELHRRSTGKSFYILDEPTTGLHVDDISRLLVVLQRLVENGDTVLVIEHNLDVIKAADYLIDLGPEGGDKGGTIIASGTPEKVAEVPESYTGKYLKPILERDRLRMKKQIEEKSAVEA
- a CDS encoding DUF4870 domain-containing protein; the protein is METRKVLSSLCYFSIFFAGFIFPLVVYFASGDQGTKAHAKKSLFSHLIPLILMPFVVIAVLNDSVNIQNEIPTFTIISIVAFALTGIAVTIWNIVKGVKVLLAE
- the hprK gene encoding HPr(Ser) kinase/phosphatase; translation: MPKVRTIDIVKKFQLELVSGEEGINRPITTSDISRPGIEIAGYFEFYPAERIQLLGKTELSFFEELSESERVSRMERLCTDITPAIIVTRDIEVPVELIEASERESVPVLRTSMKTTRFSSRLTNFLESKLAPTTAVHGVLVDVYGIGVLITGKSGVGKSETALELVKRGHRLVADDCVEIRQEDQDTLVGTSPELIEHLLEIRGLGIINVMTLFGAGAVRSNKRITLIMNLEIWDAKKQYDRLGLDEEKMKIIDTEVTKMTVPVRPGRNLAVIIEVAAMNFRLKRMGVNAAQQFTDRLSDVIEDGEHEDI
- a CDS encoding DUF4097 domain-containing protein, encoding MKEERIRILKMVEEGKLKVEEALTLLEELEKAQQSMEQKQEQMVNELSNAVQFEEAQKEEAFQAKYQSTKDKIFDFVDSALKKLKDFDFDLNFGQSVDISHIFQHGDATMKDVDIDVANGTVKIAAWDQPDVRIECQAKVYRVENQDQARQNFLRDVHFSIENEKLRFTTQQKWMKVDALIFVPKAQYDRIRIRMFNGTVVGEELNVGDLRVKTANGKITLNQLNGKKAELETAHGKIKVNRSVFDEIEAETIHGAIMVEGDFKKVETQSFNGNISYNVRGNRSEWIQAKAITGGIEVFIPEGSPVNGELKTNLGGFHVNLVGVQVLEEKTEMIQKSLRFQSVNHPDKMMRIYADTKTGSITIHKSLEE
- the lgt gene encoding prolipoprotein diacylglyceryl transferase; the protein is MNETIQPLNPIAFSLGPIDVHWYGIIIGSGLALALFLAIREGDRRGLPKDTFADLMLWAIPIAIISARIYYVIFEWKYYIKHPIEAPQIWNGGIAIHGALIGAVITTYVFSKKRGISFWKIADIAAPSIILGQAIGRWGNFMNQEAHGREVTRTFLENLHLPDFIINQMYIDGTYYHPTFLYESIWDFVGFILLILLRRVNFRRGELFLSYVIWYSIGRFFVEGMRTDSLMLGSLRMAQTISIALVVGALAILIYRRTKKLSEAHYLDQAN